From a single Sebastes umbrosus isolate fSebUmb1 chromosome 17, fSebUmb1.pri, whole genome shotgun sequence genomic region:
- the ppm1e gene encoding protein phosphatase 1E, which translates to MSGSTAEEKTFRRFLELFLREMRMPLQESDPPPMRPLSDLLTDDEVEGECLDLCLQHLYKYNCPCSLAAALARATADSLLQTDLTIHHLNKPVEDGADPLPQMESVKLAWLVFNKLFEMCCLWLKELPYRRRPQPYYETSIHAIKNMRRKMEDKHVIIPDYNSLFNVQDQEEQAYFAVFDGHGGVDAAIYAANHLHVNLVQQECFNTDPIEALCRAFRVTDQRFVKKASREHLRCGTTGVVTFLRGRTLYVAWLGDSQVILVRKGQVVELMKPHKPDREDEKLRIEALGGCVIWFGTWRVNGSLSVSRAIGDNEHKPYICGDADHDIFPLDGTEDYLILACDGFWDTVTSDEAVRVVSDHLEENAGDTTMVAHKLVASARDAGSSDNITVIVVFLRDPRSPAPTGAEDEEEGVVEGEAGEEEVAEEVEEEEQEEEEEEQDAVKVEREGGEGGSTADIGGKGRGGWPMQQCSAPADLTYEDRTDSFTDRTSLSLLGPSLEGRISLTGFSRQPFSPDIFTASHIYREERPLRRRSCIPFQESSFSSFTDPLWPQTALLLGQAVRRSRQLGHGSRRWSRRRPGASMELLGLLPSGNLLPHMERHSNQRPGAAVPHLPHHATI; encoded by the exons tAACTGCCCGTGCTCCCTGGCGGCGGCCCTGGCCCGAGCCACAGCAGACAGCCTCCTGCAGACCGACCTCACCATCCACCACCTCAACAAGCCCGTAGAAGATGGAGCTGACCCATTACCAC agatgGAGTCTGTGAAGCTGGCCTGGCTGGTGTTTAACAAGCTGTTTGAGATGTGCTGCCTCTGGCTGAAGGAGCTGCCTTACCGCCGCCGTCCACAGCCGTACTACGAAACCTCCATCCACGCCATCAAGAACATGAGGCGCAAGATGGAGGACAAGCACGTCATCATCCCCGACTACAACTCGCTCTTCAACGTTCAG GATCAGGAGGAACAGGCTTACTTTGCGGTGTTTGACGGTCACGGCGGTGTGGACGCTGCCATTTACGCTGCCAACCACCTCCACGTTAACTTGGTCCAGCAGGAGTGCTTCAACACGGACCCGATCGAGGCGCTCTGCAGAGCCTTCAGGGTCACCGATCAGCGCTTCGTGAAGAAGGCCTCACGAGAG caCCTGCGTTGCGGCACGACGGGCGTGGTGACGTTCCTGCGGGGCCGGACGTTGTACGTGGCCTGGCTGGGAGACTCCCAGGTCATTCTGGTCAGGAAAGGACAGGTGGTGGAGCTGATGAAGCCACACAAACCAGACAGAGAG gatGAGAAGCTGAGGATCGAGGCTCTGGGAGGCTGTGTGATCTGGTTCGGCACATGGAGGGTTAATGGCAGTCTGTCTGTATCCAGAGCAATAG GCGACAACGAGCACAAGCCCTACATCTGTGGCGATGCGGACCACGATATCTTCCCACTGGACGGTACAGAAGACTACCTGATTCTGGCCTGCGATGGCTTCTGGGACACGGTGACTTCAGACGAGGCGGTGCGGGTGGTCAGCGACCACCTGGAGGAGAACGCCGGAGACACCACCATGGTCGCCCACAAGCTGGTGGCCTCGGCCCGTGACGCGGGCTCTAGTGATAACATCACCGTCATAGTGGTCTTCTTGCGGGACCCGCGCTCCCCGGCGCCCACCGGCgcagaggacgaggaggagggtgTGGTGGAGGGAGAggcgggggaggaggaggtagcggaggaggtggaggaagaggagcaggaagaggaagaagaggagcaggatGCAGTCAAGGTAGAGCGCGAGGGTGGTGAGGGAGGCAGCACTGCGGACATCGGGGGGAAGGGGCGCGGCGGCTGGCCCATGCAGCAGTGCTCGGCGCCCGCTGACCTCACCTACGAAGACCGAACAGACTCGTTCACGGACAGAACTAGCCTCAGCCTTCTGGGGCCGTCTCTGGAGGGCCGCATCTCCCTGACCGGTTTCTCACGGCAACCCTTCAGCCCCGACATCTTCACGGCCTCCCACATCTACCGAGAAGAACGCCCGCTGAGGCGTCGGTCCTGTATCCCGTTTCAGGAGTCCAGCTTCTCTAGCTTCACGGACCCACTGTGGCCCCAGACAGCCCTGCTGTTAGGCCAGGCAGTGAGGCGAAGCCGCCAGCTCGGTCACGGTAGCCGCCGGTGGAGCCGGAGGAGGCCAGGCGCCTCCATGGAGCTGCTAGGCCTGTTACCATCCGGCAACTTGCTGCCGCACATGGAGCGCCACTCCAACCAGAGGCCAGGAGCGGCAGTGCCTCACCTGCCCCACCACGCCACCATCTGA